In Zobellia roscoffensis, the following are encoded in one genomic region:
- a CDS encoding sulfatase family protein: protein MKKICYSIFAAVLIAFSSCSENKKDTSAKSENTSPPNVLVILTDQWRAQATSYAGDPNVNTPNLDELAKTSVNFKNAVSGMPVCSPFRASLLTGQRPLTHGVFMNDVQLDTNAVTIAKVFNKEGYDTGYIGKWHLDGRGRLQNVAPGKRRQGFKFWKGNECTHNYNKSVYYDNDDPDRKIWDGYDTFEQTDTAIDYLKEKKSSNSPFMMILSYGTPHAPYHTAPEKYRNRFDPDKIQLRKNVPDSLNARAKKDLAGYYAHIAAIDDMIGKLISNLKNTGKYENTIIVFTSDHGDLLGSHGAYKKQQPYEESARVPMLFHIPQNLRISIGERAALMNSEDIMPTLLGLCDISIPTTVEGINYRPYLEGKEQVGDATLLTCVQPFGQWNKVQHGAREYRAIKTQRYTYARGLTGPWLLFDNKIDPYQLNNLVGNEGYTSVQDDMEKLLYQRLEETGDEFLPGLAYIKKWGYSIDETGTVPYTH from the coding sequence ATGAAAAAAATATGCTATTCTATTTTTGCAGCAGTTTTAATTGCCTTTAGTTCCTGCAGCGAAAACAAGAAGGATACTTCTGCAAAGTCTGAAAACACCAGTCCCCCAAATGTACTAGTAATCCTAACAGACCAATGGCGAGCTCAAGCCACGAGCTATGCTGGAGACCCGAATGTAAACACTCCTAATCTAGATGAACTGGCCAAGACAAGTGTAAACTTCAAAAATGCAGTATCCGGTATGCCGGTATGTTCCCCCTTTAGGGCTTCACTTTTAACCGGGCAACGCCCATTGACCCATGGGGTCTTTATGAACGATGTACAATTAGACACCAATGCGGTAACCATTGCCAAAGTATTTAACAAAGAAGGTTATGATACCGGTTATATTGGTAAATGGCATTTAGATGGTCGCGGGAGGCTACAAAATGTTGCTCCCGGTAAAAGAAGACAAGGATTCAAATTTTGGAAGGGTAATGAATGCACCCATAATTACAATAAATCTGTGTACTACGATAATGATGACCCCGATAGAAAAATTTGGGACGGTTATGATACTTTTGAACAGACCGATACCGCCATTGACTATCTTAAAGAAAAAAAATCTTCGAATAGTCCTTTTATGATGATTCTTTCTTACGGCACGCCCCATGCGCCATACCATACGGCACCGGAGAAATATAGAAATCGGTTTGATCCGGATAAAATTCAATTACGGAAAAATGTCCCTGATAGTCTCAACGCACGGGCTAAAAAAGATCTAGCTGGCTACTATGCCCATATCGCCGCAATTGACGATATGATCGGAAAGCTGATCAGTAACCTGAAAAACACTGGTAAATATGAAAACACTATTATTGTTTTCACCTCAGATCATGGTGATTTACTAGGCTCTCATGGGGCATATAAAAAGCAACAACCCTATGAAGAATCGGCCCGAGTCCCAATGCTATTCCATATTCCCCAAAACCTAAGAATTTCAATAGGAGAGCGAGCTGCATTGATGAATTCCGAAGACATTATGCCTACCCTTTTAGGGCTTTGTGACATTTCAATTCCAACTACTGTAGAAGGAATAAACTACAGACCTTATTTGGAAGGGAAGGAACAGGTAGGTGACGCCACATTACTTACATGCGTACAACCTTTTGGACAATGGAACAAGGTACAGCATGGCGCTAGGGAATATAGAGCTATAAAGACCCAACGATACACATATGCTAGGGGCTTAACAGGACCATGGCTCCTTTTTGACAATAAAATAGACCCTTATCAACTGAATAACCTTGTGGGCAATGAAGGGTATACTTCTGTGCAAGATGACATGGAGAAATTGTTGTATCAAAGATTAGAAGAAACGGGAGATGAATTTCTTCCCGGGCTGGCATATATTAAAAAATGGGGGTATTCTATTGATGAAACAGGCACGGTCCCCTATACACATTAA
- a CDS encoding sulfatase-like hydrolase/transferase: protein MKNATLLTSIILAIICLTSCKEVKQVSKEKTTEKLPNIVFILSDDQAWTDYGFMGHKFIKTPNLDKLAAESRTFTRGYVPTSLCSPSLASIITGVYPRDHMVLGNDRVLPDNVVENNRAWDMPWRSENYEHVIRNFKKLETLPKILKDKGYLSFQTGKWWIGNYANGGFDYGMTHGDPNRGGRHGDYGLEIGRKGMDTLYSYIDLALEKKKPFFAWYAPFLPHSPHNPPESLLQKYRKSAPSEYVAKYWAMCEWFDNTCGDLMNYIDEKGETENTLFVYVCDNGWVQNENDANYNPISKQAPYDYGLRTPIMFKWKGKIMPFHDDRSLVSSLDMVPTVLALLGIERPNALDGINVLDKNELENREAIFGEIYNHDFNTVEESLKYKMVMTDPYKLIVPNSKNRPNEQVQLFNIYEDPLEQTDIANKKPSVVKALKKKIEESWKK, encoded by the coding sequence ATGAAAAATGCAACACTGCTAACATCAATAATATTAGCAATAATTTGTTTAACTTCTTGCAAAGAAGTTAAACAAGTTTCAAAGGAAAAAACAACAGAAAAACTTCCCAATATAGTTTTTATTTTATCCGATGATCAGGCTTGGACCGACTACGGATTCATGGGACATAAATTCATTAAAACTCCCAACCTAGATAAGCTTGCAGCTGAAAGTAGGACTTTTACCCGTGGCTACGTACCCACATCCTTATGCTCACCATCACTTGCATCCATTATAACCGGGGTTTATCCAAGAGACCATATGGTGTTAGGCAATGACAGGGTCTTACCTGACAATGTTGTCGAGAACAATAGAGCCTGGGACATGCCTTGGAGATCTGAAAACTATGAACACGTTATCCGAAACTTTAAAAAGCTGGAAACCTTACCAAAAATACTGAAGGACAAAGGTTATCTATCATTTCAAACCGGAAAATGGTGGATAGGTAACTATGCCAATGGGGGGTTTGATTATGGTATGACCCATGGGGATCCTAATCGGGGGGGCAGACATGGCGACTATGGACTTGAAATAGGGCGAAAAGGCATGGACACTCTATATAGTTATATTGACTTGGCCCTGGAAAAAAAGAAACCTTTTTTTGCTTGGTACGCTCCATTTCTACCTCATTCACCACACAATCCACCAGAGAGTCTGTTACAAAAGTATCGTAAGAGTGCGCCATCTGAGTATGTTGCCAAATACTGGGCTATGTGCGAATGGTTCGATAATACCTGTGGAGACTTAATGAACTATATTGACGAAAAAGGGGAAACGGAAAATACATTGTTTGTTTACGTTTGTGACAATGGATGGGTACAAAATGAGAACGATGCCAACTACAACCCAATTTCTAAACAAGCACCATACGATTACGGTCTGAGAACCCCGATTATGTTCAAATGGAAAGGGAAAATCATGCCCTTCCATGACGACCGTTCATTAGTTAGCAGTTTAGATATGGTTCCCACGGTTTTGGCTTTATTGGGTATTGAACGCCCTAATGCCCTTGACGGCATAAACGTTTTAGATAAAAATGAACTTGAAAACCGAGAAGCCATTTTTGGAGAGATATACAATCATGATTTTAATACCGTAGAAGAAAGTCTAAAGTATAAAATGGTAATGACAGATCCTTACAAGCTAATCGTACCCAATTCCAAAAATAGACCTAACGAACAAGTGCAATTGTTCAATATTTATGAAGACCCATTAGAGCAGACAGATATAGCCAACAAAAAACCTTCCGTAGTTAAAGCCTTAAAGAAAAAAATAGAAGAATCTTGGAAAAAATGA
- a CDS encoding alginate lyase family protein has product MMKKVFFILITMLCGLLHLGSITINTSNSVEENVIRSIGHMEVARAKAFLTSVPVTVTDAFCKRSAGSVHDFYSEGDYWWPDPNSPEGPYIQKDGQTNPDNFVAHRLAMIRLSEIVGTLTSAWLLTEEKVYVDKALEHLNAWFVEDDTMMNPHMLYAQAIYGKVTGRGIGLIDAYHFVEVAQSIKVLSKKGAIPDNQAKKLKNWFGRFLKWMTEHEYGISEMNWKNNHGTCWAVTAASLATLTENERIIELCTNRFKEILLPEQMAKNGSFPLELVRTKPFGYSLFNIDAFCTLAQILSTQDDNLFEYSTPNGKSLKQGIEFIYPFIADKSKWPFEQDIYIWNEWPVRHPSLLFTAMAFDKQEYIDTYLKLPEYPLHSEVIRNLPVRHPIIWFFD; this is encoded by the coding sequence ATGATGAAAAAGGTTTTTTTCATACTGATTACTATGTTATGTGGTCTATTACATCTTGGCAGCATTACAATTAATACTTCCAATTCGGTTGAGGAAAACGTTATAAGGTCCATTGGACATATGGAAGTGGCCAGAGCCAAAGCTTTTTTGACTTCGGTACCGGTTACCGTTACCGATGCGTTTTGTAAGCGAAGTGCCGGAAGCGTACATGATTTTTATTCTGAAGGGGATTATTGGTGGCCCGATCCCAATAGTCCAGAAGGACCCTATATCCAAAAAGACGGACAGACAAATCCGGATAATTTTGTGGCTCATCGTTTGGCTATGATACGATTGAGTGAAATAGTGGGTACGCTAACATCCGCTTGGTTGCTTACAGAAGAAAAAGTTTACGTCGATAAGGCCTTGGAACACCTAAATGCTTGGTTTGTTGAGGATGATACCATGATGAATCCACACATGCTTTACGCTCAGGCGATATACGGTAAGGTTACCGGTAGGGGCATTGGGTTAATTGATGCGTATCATTTTGTTGAGGTCGCACAGAGCATTAAAGTTCTCTCTAAAAAAGGAGCTATACCGGATAATCAGGCAAAAAAACTAAAAAACTGGTTTGGAAGATTTTTAAAATGGATGACCGAACATGAATATGGAATTTCAGAAATGAACTGGAAGAATAACCATGGTACCTGCTGGGCCGTTACTGCGGCCTCTTTGGCAACATTAACCGAAAACGAAAGAATTATAGAGCTCTGTACCAATCGATTCAAAGAAATACTGTTACCGGAGCAAATGGCTAAAAATGGCAGTTTTCCACTGGAACTTGTCCGAACTAAACCATTTGGGTATTCACTTTTTAATATTGATGCTTTTTGCACGTTAGCTCAAATACTTTCTACTCAAGATGATAATCTTTTTGAATACAGCACTCCAAATGGCAAATCATTGAAACAGGGAATAGAATTTATTTATCCCTTTATAGCCGACAAATCAAAATGGCCTTTCGAACAGGATATTTATATTTGGAATGAATGGCCAGTGCGTCATCCATCACTTTTGTTCACGGCAATGGCGTTTGATAAACAGGAATATATAGACACGTATTTAAAATTGCCCGAATACCCTTTGCATTCCGAGGTTATACGCAACCTTCCGGTTAGGCATCCCATAATTTGGTTTTTTGATTAG
- a CDS encoding RagB/SusD family nutrient uptake outer membrane protein has translation MKKYNLIKSTYILYVATILFFTGCSDEFLEVTPNHYLTEGNFYQTEEDFNQAVLGVYGSLQDYVLTAHFLEEGRSDNTTYDNLLDQGSLGGGRQYGFLDQFKMTSDAGPIADAWNNIYSAIKDCNVTLDNLSKADIDPTLAKRSEAELRFFRAFYHFVAVRYWGDIPLLIAPINSAEEAFALQRNPASEVYDAIIEDAEFAISNLPLNYSGNDIGRITQGAARMLLAKVLLTSKDYSGTVQQLNTIISSNQYALLTDYAAIFDPANKNHNESIFEIQFKEGAEGESSNFIYQFAPVGSRGVVFLGPESGPGRNIPTTDMIEAYEPNDLRKDISVAYFDRNPSPLYYINKYNHDTDPDFSRTPNNWPLYRYADVLLMLAEAINEQSYQTGAPFNLLNMVRTRAGLTELTSTDVPDQESFRNAIAQERRVELAFENHRWFDLLRTDEAIETITAFGIKEKANPTLTPPDFIAYGPESFAITQEKLLYPIPNNELDLNPNLTQNPGY, from the coding sequence ATGAAAAAATATAATTTGATTAAATCGACATATATCTTATACGTTGCTACTATTTTATTTTTTACTGGTTGTAGCGATGAGTTTTTGGAGGTTACTCCCAATCATTATTTAACCGAAGGTAACTTCTATCAAACTGAAGAGGACTTTAATCAAGCTGTTCTTGGAGTGTATGGAAGTTTGCAAGATTATGTATTGACAGCGCATTTTCTTGAAGAAGGCCGATCGGACAATACAACATACGACAATCTTTTAGATCAAGGTTCTTTGGGCGGAGGTAGACAATATGGCTTTTTGGATCAATTTAAAATGACCTCGGATGCTGGACCTATTGCAGATGCTTGGAATAATATATATAGTGCTATCAAAGACTGTAACGTTACATTAGATAATTTAAGCAAAGCGGATATAGACCCTACTTTGGCAAAAAGGTCAGAAGCGGAACTTCGTTTTTTTAGAGCTTTCTATCACTTTGTAGCTGTGAGATATTGGGGCGATATACCCCTGCTTATAGCCCCAATAAATTCTGCCGAGGAAGCTTTTGCCCTACAAAGAAACCCCGCCTCGGAAGTATACGACGCAATTATTGAAGACGCTGAATTTGCAATTTCCAATCTACCGCTAAATTATTCGGGCAATGATATTGGTAGGATAACACAAGGGGCGGCTAGAATGCTTTTAGCCAAAGTGCTATTGACTAGTAAAGATTATTCCGGCACGGTCCAACAACTTAATACAATCATTTCATCAAATCAATACGCACTCCTCACGGATTACGCAGCAATTTTTGATCCTGCCAATAAAAATCATAATGAATCTATTTTTGAAATTCAATTTAAAGAAGGTGCTGAAGGCGAATCCAGTAATTTTATATATCAATTCGCTCCCGTAGGATCAAGAGGGGTAGTCTTTTTAGGACCTGAAAGTGGACCTGGAAGAAATATTCCTACTACCGATATGATAGAAGCCTATGAGCCTAATGATTTAAGAAAAGATATATCAGTAGCTTACTTTGATAGAAATCCGAGTCCATTGTATTATATTAACAAATACAACCATGATACGGACCCAGATTTTTCGCGCACACCCAACAATTGGCCATTGTACCGCTATGCCGACGTACTTTTAATGTTGGCAGAAGCTATAAACGAACAAAGTTACCAGACAGGCGCTCCATTTAACTTACTGAATATGGTAAGAACCCGAGCAGGGTTGACAGAATTAACCTCTACGGACGTACCGGACCAAGAATCATTTAGAAACGCAATAGCCCAAGAGAGAAGAGTTGAACTTGCATTTGAAAACCATCGTTGGTTTGACCTGTTGAGAACCGATGAGGCTATTGAGACTATTACAGCTTTTGGAATCAAGGAAAAAGCCAATCCTACTTTGACTCCTCCAGACTTTATAGCATATGGTCCTGAATCTTTTGCCATAACCCAAGAAAAATTATTGTACCCCATCCCTAACAACGAGTTAGACTTAAATCCTAATCTTACACAAAATCCAGGCTATTAA
- a CDS encoding glycoside hydrolase family 88/105 protein, producing the protein MKTIKLLLVTFFTIHFCSAQKVNPKEVKDIMKKVADWQMDHINDSYSNKKPHHPLHWTNGALYVGMAKWAEMADDDTYYNWLKGIGNQNKWQLHERKYHADDHTVGRMYAALYRKYNQKEMLDPTIEQFNFLMHHPANTKLNWATPYHQDRWNWCDALFMSPPVWADLYNITGEQKYLDFMFEEYKATTEFLFDEEEHLYYRDERFKDKLDNGTKVFWGRGNGWVYAGLADILSNLKPKTKEYEYFLDIYKKMSAKLLELQTPKGHWAMSLLGQEFYPTPETSGSSFFVYGLTWGINNGILKSNDYKKAAIKGWNAMTSYVNDNGMLGYVQPIGAAPGNASPDKTEVYGTGAFLSAGSEIYKMTTDK; encoded by the coding sequence ATGAAAACAATCAAATTACTACTCGTCACTTTTTTTACTATTCACTTCTGCAGTGCCCAAAAAGTAAATCCCAAAGAAGTAAAAGACATAATGAAAAAGGTGGCTGACTGGCAAATGGATCACATCAATGACAGTTATAGCAATAAAAAACCTCACCACCCTCTACATTGGACAAACGGAGCGCTGTATGTTGGAATGGCCAAATGGGCAGAAATGGCCGACGATGATACCTACTACAATTGGTTGAAGGGAATTGGCAATCAAAATAAATGGCAACTACACGAACGAAAATATCACGCAGATGACCATACTGTTGGCCGAATGTACGCTGCATTATATAGAAAATACAACCAAAAAGAAATGTTGGACCCTACTATAGAACAATTTAACTTTCTTATGCACCATCCCGCTAATACCAAATTGAATTGGGCCACCCCCTACCACCAAGATCGTTGGAACTGGTGCGATGCTCTTTTTATGTCCCCACCTGTTTGGGCCGATTTGTATAATATAACCGGAGAACAAAAATATTTGGATTTCATGTTTGAAGAATACAAAGCTACTACTGAATTCTTGTTTGATGAGGAGGAGCACTTGTATTATAGAGATGAAAGATTTAAAGACAAATTAGACAATGGGACTAAAGTATTTTGGGGACGAGGTAATGGTTGGGTCTACGCTGGCCTAGCCGATATTTTATCGAATTTAAAACCTAAAACCAAGGAATATGAATACTTCTTGGATATATATAAAAAAATGTCCGCAAAACTTCTTGAATTACAGACTCCAAAAGGACATTGGGCAATGAGCTTATTGGGCCAAGAATTCTATCCAACACCAGAGACCAGCGGTTCATCCTTTTTTGTTTATGGCCTAACCTGGGGTATTAATAACGGAATATTAAAAAGTAACGATTATAAAAAAGCCGCAATCAAAGGATGGAACGCCATGACAAGTTACGTTAATGATAATGGTATGCTGGGCTATGTTCAACCCATTGGTGCCGCTCCTGGCAATGCTAGTCCGGATAAGACGGAGGTATACGGTACTGGGGCCTTTTTAAGTGCAGGCTCCGAAATTTATAAAATGACCACTGATAAGTAG
- a CDS encoding sulfatase — protein MKNGAFFVFALSLLCLSACKEEEKTEKIVKPDHPNVLFIAVDDLNNMLGVLDKFSGTKTPNIDRLASRGVIFSDAHCQAPLCGPSRASLMTGLRPSTTGIYGMISDEKIRSENNSATQDIIMLPEYFKKNGYHTMGIGKLFHTHAPNGVFDESGGREKGFGPYPEKRFVWDGFGSSDRKKYGRTSTDWGAFPEADSLMPDHQSVNWVNERLKKTYDRPFFMGIGFLRVHVPLYVPQKWFDLHPLDSIKTRPYRADDLNDVPPVALKINDLPMMPSTDWAIKSGEWPKIIQAYLACISYVDYEIGRLLDTLDESGHANNTVIVLWSDHGYRLGEKSTFAKHALWNAATETPLLFVAPDLPKGKVIDKPAELLSIYPTLLELCGLPAYERNEGKSLVPLMNDNDLDPQFAITTFGMNNHAVKSKQFRYIRYEDGTEELYDHKNDPNEFINLANNPDYQNTTTLLKKKIPTNNTIWDNNSSYTFQPYFVEQKARTNGSDATDVKVIGAPR, from the coding sequence ATGAAAAATGGAGCATTTTTCGTCTTTGCCCTAAGTTTATTGTGTTTATCCGCCTGTAAGGAGGAAGAAAAAACAGAAAAAATTGTAAAACCAGATCATCCCAACGTTTTGTTCATTGCTGTAGATGATTTAAATAATATGCTTGGAGTACTCGATAAGTTCTCTGGCACCAAAACCCCCAATATTGATCGTTTGGCCTCTAGAGGGGTAATTTTTTCAGACGCACACTGCCAAGCCCCCTTATGCGGTCCTTCAAGAGCTTCATTAATGACAGGCCTACGCCCATCAACAACCGGTATTTATGGCATGATATCCGATGAAAAGATACGTTCGGAAAACAATTCCGCAACACAGGATATTATAATGCTTCCCGAATACTTTAAGAAAAACGGCTATCATACCATGGGTATTGGCAAGTTGTTCCATACGCATGCTCCTAATGGAGTTTTTGATGAATCTGGAGGGAGGGAGAAAGGTTTTGGACCTTATCCAGAGAAACGATTTGTATGGGATGGTTTCGGTTCCTCGGACCGCAAGAAATACGGAAGAACAAGTACGGACTGGGGTGCTTTTCCCGAAGCAGACTCTTTGATGCCCGACCACCAATCCGTGAATTGGGTCAACGAGCGACTAAAGAAAACCTACGACCGTCCTTTTTTTATGGGAATAGGTTTTTTACGGGTTCATGTTCCTCTTTATGTGCCTCAAAAATGGTTTGATCTCCATCCGTTGGATAGTATAAAAACTAGACCTTATCGGGCAGATGATTTAAACGATGTTCCTCCCGTAGCATTAAAAATAAACGATTTACCAATGATGCCCTCTACAGATTGGGCCATTAAAAGTGGGGAATGGCCAAAAATCATTCAGGCATATTTGGCTTGTATCAGCTATGTGGATTACGAAATTGGAAGACTGTTAGATACGCTTGATGAAAGTGGACACGCCAATAATACCGTTATTGTTCTTTGGTCCGATCATGGCTACCGCTTAGGAGAAAAAAGTACCTTTGCCAAGCACGCCCTTTGGAATGCAGCTACCGAAACTCCCTTATTATTTGTGGCACCCGATTTACCAAAAGGGAAAGTAATAGATAAACCCGCAGAGCTATTGTCTATTTACCCTACTCTTTTGGAGCTGTGCGGACTACCAGCCTATGAAAGAAACGAGGGTAAAAGTCTTGTTCCCTTGATGAACGACAACGATCTAGACCCTCAATTTGCAATAACAACTTTTGGAATGAACAATCATGCCGTCAAGTCCAAACAGTTTAGATACATTCGCTACGAAGATGGAACGGAAGAATTATATGATCATAAAAATGACCCGAATGAGTTTATTAATCTAGCTAACAACCCTGACTATCAAAACACTACAACTCTTTTAAAAAAGAAAATACCCACTAACAATACCATTTGGGACAATAATTCATCCTATACTTTTCAACCCTATTTTGTTGAACAAAAGGCAAGAACAAATGGCAGTGATGCAACAGATGTAAAAGTAATTGGGGCTCCGCGGTAA